One Hypanus sabinus isolate sHypSab1 chromosome 4, sHypSab1.hap1, whole genome shotgun sequence genomic region harbors:
- the LOC132392243 gene encoding uncharacterized protein LOC132392243 produces the protein MSAQSSIKSTPPSDKGSKPTSSKPTRALSGVPSAAMSARSGIKSMAPSDKGSRTTSSKSTQARAKAEAAKVRLHYAKQEAVLKMKLATREAEIQKEKAAREAERAARKAEAAKALLRYARQEAVLKMKLATKEAEIQKEKAAREEAAREAEEAARQREEAAREAETQLEMAKISRELHVLQLEGEREAARVEAKYIEQAEGSRDLTEVRSTLERTRLERTSDYVQYQIDRQARLPSPYVFDNFPSYEEPQRVTIASHPYEEGNLPSRLRDEVKNERTDNAPSPPQQDGGEGEVHSRTTIVSSNCTEVCGQTQSSRSCSEICLTEVYPKEAQQGVNKREASDESLGQSVFALTKYDNKLAQSAQDTISLKPKDTKVFRDEANNGVAPLPIREPRQRSPDNKEQAVKRFTSLRKTWKRKPEIQQRTRLAHEVLCTLMAEVTAIINAQSFLPVSSDPENPFILSPSTLLTQKAGAPPPPGDFSDKDLYTKQWRQVQALANQFWPRWRQKYLPLLQQRQKWTEPRRNLQVGDLVLLRDKQVARNSWPTARITATFPIEDGHVRKIELKTTDQGDVKIYQRPVTEVILLLPND, from the coding sequence atgtcagctcaatccagcatcaagtcgacgccgcccagcgacaagggcagtaaaccgacatcaagtaagcccacccgggcgttatcaggtgttccaagtgctgcaatgtcagctcgatccgggatcaagtcgatggcgcccagcgacaagggcagtagaacgacatcaagtaagtccacacaggcaagagccaaggcagaagccgccaaggtgcgactgcattacgccaaacaagaggcagttttgaaaatgaaactggccaccagagaagccgaaatccagaaagaaaaggctgccagagaagccgaaagggccgccagaaaggcagaagccgccaaggcgctactgcgttacgccagacaagaagcagttttgaaaatgaaactggccaccaaagaagccgaaatccagaaagaaaaggctgccagagaagaggctgccagagaagccgaagaggctgccagacaaagagaagaggccgccagagaagccgaaacccagttggaaatggcaaaaatatcgagagagttgcatgtgctgcagctagaaggagaaagagaagctgccagggtggaagcaaagtacatagaacaagctgaagggtcgcgtgatctgaccgaagtaagatctactttagaaaggaccagactggaacgcacgagcgactatgtacaatatcaaatagacaggcaggctcgtctcccctctccatacgtattcgataacttccccagctacgaggaacctcagagagtcacgattgcatcacatccatacgaggaaggaaatttaccctcacggctccgtgatgaagtcaagaatgaaagaaccgacaacgctccttcacccccacaacaggacggcggggagggagaggttcactccaggacaacaattgtcagctcgaactgtacagaagtttgcggtcaaactcagtcaagccgttcttgttccgagatctgcctcactgaggtgtaccctaaagaagcacaacaaggcgttaacaagcgcgaggcaagcgacgagtcgctgggccagtcagtcttcgctctaacgaagtatgacaacaaacttgcacaatcagctcaagataccatttctttaaaacccaaagacaccaaggtcttcagagatgaagcaaataatggggttgccccattgccaatcagagaaccacgccagcgctcaccagataacaaagagcaggcagtcaaacggttcacgtccttacggaaaacctggaaaaggaaacctgagatacagcaacgcacccgattggcccacgaggtactgtgcaccctaatggcagaagtcacagccattataaacgcacaatcattcctacctgtgtcttctgacccagaaaacccctttatactttcgccatcaacgctccttacgcagaaggcaggagcacctcctccaccaggagacttctcagacaaggatttgtacacaaagcaatggagacaagtccaggctctggcaaatcagttctggccccgctggagacaaaaatatctacctttgttgcaacagagacaaaagtggacagaaccccgtaggaatcttcaagttggagacttagtcctgctcagggacaagcaagtcgctcgcaacagctggccaacggccagaatcactgctacattccctatcgaggatggacatgtcaggaagatcgaattgaagactaccgaccaaggcgatgtgaaaatttaccaaaggccagttacagaagttattctacttctacccaatgactga